One Williamwhitmania sp. genomic window, TTCCGTACAAATCCAACACTTAGGTCATTTGGATTTAGCGTTAAAGCTACCTTTTAACCATTAAACTGTGATTCTTATGAAAAATTTAGTAAAATATTTTGCTTTTCTTCTCATTCTTGCTCTTTTTGCGAGTTGTGGAAAGGATTGGTTGGATGTTAATACTGATCCAAACAATGCAGCATCAGCCAGTGCTGAAAATATACTCCCTGCTGCCGAGTTGAATTCTGGCATAGCTATTGGAGGATACTACAATCTTTTAGGCCAAATTTGGAGCCAATACTATACTCAGAATTCGGGTTCGAACCAGTATAAGTATATTGATGCTTTAGGTCTAACAGCGAACAATTTTCAATTTCAGTATGGGCAACTGTATGCATCCTTACTTAATCTGAAGACTGTTGAGTCAGAGGCTGCGAAACAAGATAACTGGGCGTATTTTTTGATGGCTACCGTTGTTGAATGTTACGATTGGCAGGTTCTTGCTGACTTGTACGATGAAATTCCATTCAACGAAGCATTGCAGGGGGTAGCTAATCAGGCCCCACATTTTGACCCTGCTCAGCTAGTGTATGACTCCTTGATTACTAGGTTGGATTATGCTCTTGCTCAACCATTGAATGTTCTTACGGATGTTCAGAAAACAAAGGATTACTTCTTTGCCGCTGATATGGCACAGTGGGTTCGGTTTGCCAATACACTGAAGTTAAAAATCTACATGCGTCAGATGTACATTAGACCCACTGTAGCCCAAGCGGGTATTCAGCAGCTTTATGCTGATGGAGCAAACTTCTTAACTTCTGATGCTAAGTTGGATATGTTTGAAAATGCCAAAGGTAAGGATAACCCACTTTATGAATTTGATCAGCGATTAAATACTACAACCAATTTGGCCATCAGCGCTACCATTTATAAGTATTTTCTATCTAATGCTGATCCTCGTCTAGCTAAATTGATTAATTCTGGTGGTGTAAATCCTCTTCCTCAGGGTGGTAATCAAATTCCGACAACCCTTATTGATAAGGTTATTACTGCAAAGTTAAATGTTACTGATCCGGTTTACTTTATTTCTGCAGCAGAATCTTATTTCTTGCAGGCAGAGGCAGTTGCAATGGGTTGGGGAACAGGTGACGATCAGGCTTTGTATAACTCAGGCGTTTTGGCTGCATTTAGTCGCTTTGGTTTAGATGGTTCTTCGTTTATTGCTCCAGGCGGTGCCTATGTGTATCATCCTGCTGGTAATTTTGAACAGAAACAGCATGATATTATCATGGCAAAGTGGGCTTCAATGGCTCGGGCTCAAGGTCTTGAATCCTATCTCGAAACCAATAGAACTCACTATCCTATAAAATCTTCTTTAAACAGTAATAATTGGAATACTAATAACTTTGATCCAACCAATACTGATTATGTAAGTTG contains:
- a CDS encoding SusD/RagB family nutrient-binding outer membrane lipoprotein — protein: MKNLVKYFAFLLILALFASCGKDWLDVNTDPNNAASASAENILPAAELNSGIAIGGYYNLLGQIWSQYYTQNSGSNQYKYIDALGLTANNFQFQYGQLYASLLNLKTVESEAAKQDNWAYFLMATVVECYDWQVLADLYDEIPFNEALQGVANQAPHFDPAQLVYDSLITRLDYALAQPLNVLTDVQKTKDYFFAADMAQWVRFANTLKLKIYMRQMYIRPTVAQAGIQQLYADGANFLTSDAKLDMFENAKGKDNPLYEFDQRLNTTTNLAISATIYKYFLSNADPRLAKLINSGGVNPLPQGGNQIPTTLIDKVITAKLNVTDPVYFISAAESYFLQAEAVAMGWGTGDDQALYNSGVLAAFSRFGLDGSSFIAPGGAYVYHPAGNFEQKQHDIIMAKWASMARAQGLESYLETNRTHYPIKSSLNSNNWNTNNFDPTNTDYVSWTGGERLYPLNGSTGYFPLRLVFPASERLSNSNTPAEIPSSAHVWWDVKP